One genomic window of Hyperolius riggenbachi isolate aHypRig1 chromosome 7, aHypRig1.pri, whole genome shotgun sequence includes the following:
- the LOC137525255 gene encoding titin homolog, producing MCCRSIVGGPAHQRLGEETSARFTVPSNLFHIYDSEEDVDVTQMEHTREDMGVASHHVTQMEHTREDMGVASHHVTQMEHTREDMGVPSHHVMLKSKKNVTMQKGSFCAKSKNNSTAGLGATTQQNPNPKHSDKRHPQQHRKVSLQTPQQAKEMVKGHETQYTPSKVDGGRMIQNKYSGDRIKKLKDHANNTSKTKAKQLDTKQTMQESEESRMQGKKRCTAQDPNHEEQAEEYFYGGNEFEQKIYGGQRASNEDNTQESGSQNGKGKAAVQESGDVNKSKKKQQVPKNDDVSCDSVDEQPVATVAKKKTQERNARFSFQENVALVESLIPFFDKLQGNLKPSTDSYWKLKKMARYYRGCE from the exons GTTCACAGTCCCATCGAATCTTTTTCATATATATGACTCAGAAGAAGAT GTTGATGTCACGCAAATGGAGCACACACGGGAGGATATGGGTGTGGCAAGCCATCATGTCACGCAAATGGAGCACACACGGGAGGATATGGGTGTGGCAAGCCATCATGTCACGCAAATGGAGCACACACGGGAGGATATGGGTGTGCCAAGCCATCATGTCATGTTAAAGTCAAAG aAAAATGTTACAATGCAAAAGGGCTCCTTCTGTGCAAAGAGTAAGAATAATTCCACAGCAGGATTAGGTGCAACTACACAACAGAACCCCAACCCAAAGCATAGT GACAAACGTCATCCTCAGCAGCATAGAAAAGTATCTCTACAAACACCACAACAAGCCAAAGAAATGGTGAAG GGACATGAAACACAGTACACTCCCAGTAAAGTGGATGGAGGAAGAATGATACAAAACAAATATTCTGGTGATCGCATCAAAAAG TTGAAAGATCATGCCAACAATACATCCAAGACAAAAGCAAAACAATTGGATACAAAACAAACAATGCAAGAAAGTGAAGAAAGCCGAATGCAAGGCAAAAAACGGTGTACAGCACAAGATCCAAAC CATGAGGAACAAGCAGAAGAATATTTTTATGGTGGGAATGAGTTCGAGCAAAAAATATATGGAGGTCAGCGAGCATCAAACGAAGACAACACACAAGAGAGTGGAAGCCAAAATGGcaaaggaaaagctgcagtacaaGAGAGTGGTGATGTaaataaaagcaagaaaaaacaaCAAGTGCCCAAAAATGATGATGTTTCGTGTGACAGTGTTGATGAGCAACCTGTAGCAACAGTTGCCAAGAAAAAGACGCAGGAAAGAAACGCACGTTTTTCCTTTCAAGAAAATGTGGCTTTAGTTGAGAGTCTCATTCCTTTTTTTGATAAACTTCAAGGGAATTTAAAGCCATCGACTGATAGCTactggaaattaaaaaaaatggcaagatATTACAGAGGCTGTGAATAG